The Cervus elaphus chromosome 22, mCerEla1.1, whole genome shotgun sequence genome has a window encoding:
- the LOC122680537 gene encoding LOW QUALITY PROTEIN: coiled-coil domain-containing protein 160-like (The sequence of the model RefSeq protein was modified relative to this genomic sequence to represent the inferred CDS: inserted 1 base in 1 codon): MDARRKHWKENMFAPLFSAQDILDEAAQLESSSEQMTLDKAKRMEGIFNLSSRKFLEENKFKRKEFISQPNEQESNLIERKINISKREADTNSASCESSNLDIATEESFNGTEELPAWGTKELSTPPEKDKKKKFTEGMSPKLRLNLLNEELEVLNMKCRKIEEEFESAEKELLNSKKEVSIKPLNFQEAGVETSKKHWELQALRNDLSEKATNVKNLTEELQQAKEVIHKXENKDLKEAVRKLKRQTEVGNALLKEEMKLYYELEMEKIHGELNAIKNELRTEKTLQAKNNRALELLRKHFASVMPAGASDNFMGDFF; encoded by the exons ATGGATGCTAGGAGAAAACACTGGAAGGAGAATATGTTTGCTCCTCTTTTCAGTGCACAGGATATTCTAGACGAAGCTGCTCAGCTTGAATCTTCTTCTGAACAAATGACTTTAGATAAGGCCAAAAGAATGGAAGGAATATTTAATTTGTCTAGTAGAaagtttctagaagaaaataaatttaaaaggaaagaatttaTTTCCCAACCAAATGAGCAAGAATCAAATTTAatagagagaaagataaacatttcAAAGAGGGAGGCAGACACAAATTCTGCCTCTTGTGAATCATCTAATTTGGACATTGCAACTGAAGAAAGCTTTAATGGCACAGAAGAGCTTCCTGCCTGGGGTACAAAGGAGTTATCAACTCCaccagaaaaagacaagaaaaagaaattcactgaAGGAATGTCTCCAAAACTTCGCCTGAATCTTTTGAATGAAGAGCTGGAAGTGCTTAATATGAAATGcagaaaaattgaagaggaatttGAAAGTGCAGAAAAAGAACTTTTGAACTCCAAAAAAGAAGTCTCCATAAAACCCCTAAATTTTCAAGAAGCAGGGGTGGAAACTTCCAAGAAACACTGGGAGCTTCAAGCTTTAAGAAATGACCTCTCTGAAAAAGCAACAAATGTTAAAAACTTAACTGAAGAGCTCCAGCAAGCCAAAGAGGTCATCCACA TTGAGAACAAGGATTTAAAAGAAGCTGTTAGGAAGTTAAAGCGGCAGACTGAGGTTGGAAATGCACTcctaaaagaagaaatgaaattgtattatgaattagaaatggaaaagatccATGGAGAGCTCAATGCCATCAAGAATGAACTGAGAACAGAGAAGACCCTACAAGCAAAAAATAACAGAGCCCTGGAGTTGCTTAGGAAACACTTTGCTTCTGTAATGCCGGCAGGTGCCTCTGACAACTTTATGGGGGAttttttctaa